From one Physeter macrocephalus isolate SW-GA chromosome 18, ASM283717v5, whole genome shotgun sequence genomic stretch:
- the SAYSD1 gene encoding SAYSvFN domain-containing protein 1, whose amino-acid sequence MEQRLAEFREARKRAGLAAEPSTSRQHAQTSGEKAEAAATPKAAPGWLKRFLVWKLRPASAQAQPNLAQGAARPGGRASQPPPPAPPRQDQSLLTNITFLKVLLWLVLLGLFVQLEFGLAYFVLSLFYWMYVGTRGPEEKMEGEKSAYSVFNPGCEAIQGTLTAEQLERELHLRPLQGR is encoded by the exons ATGGAGCAGCGGTTAGCTGAGTTCCGGGAGGCCCGGAAGCGAGCCGGGCTGGCGGCCGAACCCAGCACTTCGAGGCAGCATGCACAAACCTCGGGAGAGAAGGCGGAAGCAGCTGCGACTCCAAAGGCAGCCCCAGGCTGGCTAAAACGGTTCctggtgtggaaactgaggcccgcgAGTGCCCAGGCCCAGCCCAACCTCGCTCAG GGAGCGGCTCGGCCCGGGGGCCGCGCGTCGCAGCCACctccgccggccccgccccggcaGGACCAGTCTCTCCTGACCAACATCACCTTCTTGAAGGTGCTCCTCTGGTTGGTCCTGCTGGGACTGTTTGTGCAACTGGAATTTGGCCTGGCCTATTTTGTCCTGTCCCTCTTCTACTGGATGTATGTGGGGACACGAGGCCCCGAGGAGAAGATGGAGGGGGAGAAGAGCGCGTACTCCGTGTTCAACCCGGGCTGCGAGGCCATCCAGGGTACCCTGACTGCCGAGCAGCTGGAGCGCGAGCTGCACCTGCGACCCTTGCAGGGGAGATAG